The following are encoded in a window of Thiohalobacter sp. IOR34 genomic DNA:
- the dsrK gene encoding sulfate reduction electron transfer complex DsrMKJOP subunit DsrK: MADFEVPKFREIPIIPKLKEGAMAHSQPFVAKAEFQEPLGYPGELLDNWKEVAIEKMGELLGKYRSFQVFLDACVKCGACTDKCHYFIGTHDPKNMPVARQDLLRKVYRRYFTFAGKYFPKLVGAVDLTEEVLDEWYSYFHQCSQCRRCSVFCPYGIDTAEISMAAREIMDAVGKGQKYCNEIIGKVYKIGNNLGLPGPALEDTLEGLEEDVEDDTGVKVRFPLDEKGAEILLVTPSADFFAEPHVDGLIGYGKVFHEAGVSWTLSSYASEAANFGMFIGSYENMRKVALRIRKAAQDLGVKRIVFGECGHAWRVAYSFLNTLAGPFDFLDPRYPVPQHICEFTWELIKEGKLNLDKSRNDDMVVTFHDSCNVARATRMGDFPGGQFVIPREVIKAACNNFYDMAPETVHDSTFCCGGGGGLLTDDLMELRVKGALPRMEALKNVIDEYGVTHMAAICAICKSQFAKVMPYYGFRLDQIVSVHQLISNALILTGQKSDEDEDDEE, from the coding sequence GTGGCTGATTTTGAAGTCCCGAAATTTAGAGAGATCCCCATCATCCCCAAGCTGAAAGAGGGGGCGATGGCTCACAGCCAGCCGTTTGTTGCCAAGGCGGAGTTTCAGGAACCGCTCGGGTATCCCGGCGAGCTGCTGGACAACTGGAAAGAGGTCGCCATCGAGAAGATGGGCGAGCTGCTCGGCAAGTACCGCTCCTTCCAGGTCTTTCTCGATGCCTGCGTGAAGTGCGGTGCCTGCACCGACAAGTGCCACTACTTCATCGGCACCCATGACCCGAAGAACATGCCGGTCGCGCGTCAGGACCTGCTGCGCAAGGTCTACCGGCGCTACTTCACCTTCGCCGGCAAGTACTTCCCCAAGCTGGTCGGAGCCGTGGACCTGACCGAGGAAGTGCTGGACGAGTGGTACAGCTATTTCCACCAGTGCTCGCAGTGCCGCCGCTGCTCGGTGTTCTGCCCCTATGGCATCGACACCGCCGAGATCTCCATGGCCGCGCGCGAGATCATGGACGCCGTCGGCAAGGGCCAGAAGTACTGCAACGAGATCATCGGCAAGGTCTACAAGATCGGTAACAACCTCGGCCTGCCGGGCCCGGCCCTGGAAGACACCCTGGAAGGCCTGGAAGAGGACGTCGAGGACGATACCGGCGTCAAGGTCCGCTTCCCGCTCGACGAGAAGGGCGCCGAGATCCTGCTGGTCACTCCTTCCGCCGACTTCTTCGCCGAGCCGCACGTCGACGGCCTGATCGGCTACGGCAAGGTCTTCCATGAGGCCGGCGTCTCCTGGACGCTGAGTTCCTACGCCTCGGAGGCCGCCAACTTCGGCATGTTCATCGGTTCCTACGAGAACATGCGCAAGGTGGCCCTGCGCATCCGCAAGGCAGCCCAGGATCTGGGCGTCAAGCGCATCGTGTTCGGCGAGTGCGGCCATGCCTGGCGTGTGGCCTACAGCTTCCTCAACACCCTGGCCGGGCCCTTCGACTTCCTCGACCCGCGCTACCCGGTGCCGCAGCACATCTGCGAGTTCACCTGGGAGCTGATCAAGGAAGGCAAGCTGAACCTCGACAAGTCGCGCAACGACGACATGGTGGTGACCTTCCACGACTCCTGCAACGTCGCCCGCGCCACGCGCATGGGTGACTTCCCGGGCGGCCAGTTCGTCATCCCCCGCGAGGTCATCAAGGCAGCCTGCAACAACTTCTACGACATGGCCCCGGAGACCGTGCACGACAGCACCTTCTGCTGCGGCGGCGGCGGCGGCCTGCTGACCGACGACCTGATGGAGCTGCGCGTCAAGGGTGCCCTGCCGCGCATGGAAGCCCTGAAGAACGTCATCGACGAGTACGGCGTCACGCACATGGCCGCGATCTGCGCCATCTGCAAGAGCCAGTTCGCCAAGGTCATGCCCTACTACGGCTTCCGGCTCGACCAGATCGTGAGCGTCCACCAGCTGATCAGCAATGCCCTCATCCTCACCGGGCAGAAGAGCGACGAGGATGAAGACGACGAGGAATAA
- a CDS encoding TusE/DsrC/DsvC family sulfur relay protein, which yields MAIEVNGKTIETTENGYLVDYNDWNEDVAKLIAEQEGIELTEQHWDVIHYLRDEHINNGGNEPNERTILKAMAKKWGTKPTSKDMYQLFPLMPSKQGRKIAGLSQSTRKGGY from the coding sequence ATGGCTATCGAAGTAAACGGCAAAACCATCGAAACCACCGAGAACGGCTATCTGGTCGACTACAACGACTGGAACGAGGACGTTGCCAAGCTGATCGCCGAGCAGGAAGGCATCGAATTGACCGAGCAGCACTGGGACGTCATCCACTACCTGCGCGACGAGCACATCAACAACGGCGGCAACGAGCCCAACGAGCGCACCATCCTCAAGGCCATGGCCAAGAAATGGGGCACCAAGCCGACCAGCAAGGACATGTACCAGCTGTTCCCGCTGATGCCCAGCAAGCAGGGCCGGAAGATCGCCGGCCTCTCGCAGAGCACCCGCAAGGGCGGTTACTGA
- the dsrB gene encoding dissimilatory-type sulfite reductase subunit beta — protein sequence MALEDMRPPIESGCPDGFQYMHPTMRRNYGQWKYHEDPRPGVLKHVAYSGDTVWTVKVGTQRILDIFTLRTLCDIGDKYADGYIRFTIRSNLEYIVDDESKVEPLIKAVEDAGFVVGGTRNSVTTLSHTQGWLHCDIPGTDASGVVKSMMDELIDEFKSWNMPNRVHITTSCCQINCGGQGDIAINVQHTKPPKINHDLVSNVCERPSVVARCPVAAIRPAMVNGKPSLEVDEKKCICCGACFPPCPPMQINDAEHTKLAIWVGGNHSNARGKPTFQKLVASGIPNNPPRWPEATAIVKRILKAYKEGAKDWERINDWIERIGWPRFFEVTNLPFTKYHIDNWKGARNSLNASTHIRF from the coding sequence ATGGCACTCGAAGACATGCGTCCGCCGATCGAATCCGGCTGCCCTGACGGCTTCCAGTACATGCATCCGACCATGCGCCGCAACTACGGCCAGTGGAAGTATCATGAAGATCCGCGTCCCGGCGTGCTCAAGCACGTTGCCTACAGCGGCGACACCGTCTGGACCGTCAAGGTCGGCACCCAGCGTATCCTCGACATCTTCACCCTGCGCACCCTGTGCGACATCGGTGACAAGTATGCCGACGGCTACATCCGCTTCACCATCCGTTCGAACCTGGAATACATCGTCGACGACGAGTCCAAGGTCGAGCCGCTGATCAAGGCGGTCGAGGATGCCGGCTTCGTGGTCGGCGGTACCCGCAACTCGGTCACCACCCTGTCCCACACCCAGGGCTGGCTGCACTGCGACATCCCCGGCACCGACGCCTCCGGCGTGGTGAAGTCCATGATGGACGAGCTCATCGACGAGTTTAAGTCCTGGAACATGCCGAACCGCGTGCATATCACCACCTCCTGCTGCCAGATCAACTGCGGCGGCCAGGGTGATATCGCCATCAACGTGCAGCACACCAAGCCGCCGAAGATCAACCACGACCTGGTCTCCAACGTCTGCGAGCGCCCCTCGGTGGTCGCGCGCTGCCCGGTCGCGGCCATTCGTCCGGCGATGGTCAACGGCAAGCCGTCCCTGGAAGTGGACGAGAAGAAGTGCATCTGCTGCGGCGCCTGCTTCCCGCCCTGCCCGCCGATGCAGATCAACGACGCCGAGCACACCAAGCTGGCCATCTGGGTCGGTGGCAACCACTCCAATGCCCGTGGCAAACCCACCTTCCAGAAGCTGGTCGCCTCCGGCATCCCCAACAATCCGCCACGCTGGCCGGAAGCCACGGCCATCGTCAAGCGCATCCTCAAGGCCTACAAGGAAGGCGCGAAGGATTGGGAGCGTATCAACGACTGGATCGAGCGCATCGGCTGGCCGCGTTTCTTCGAGGTCACCAACCTGCCCTTCACCAAGTATCACATCGATAACTGGAAGGGTGCTCGCAACAGCCTGAACGCTTCGACCCACATCCGCTTCTGA
- a CDS encoding sulfur relay protein DsrC, with translation MLWLSEVLLQEHDLASFEDLCRKVQERAAQGELFFQMDVKPPFPDTPADWEDRLEAAFAQAPKR, from the coding sequence ATGCTTTGGTTGAGCGAAGTGCTGCTACAGGAACACGATCTGGCCTCCTTCGAGGACCTGTGCCGCAAGGTGCAGGAACGTGCCGCCCAGGGGGAGCTGTTCTTCCAGATGGACGTCAAGCCACCGTTCCCGGACACCCCGGCGGATTGGGAGGATCGCCTGGAGGCGGCCTTCGCGCAGGCACCGAAACGTTGA
- a CDS encoding Fe2+-dependent dioxygenase: protein MLITLSGLLSQAQLQTVRRLIAEARFVDGKLSAGKEAQPIKNNREMAQDQELYNKLNGIVMIALLNHPEYQRAALPLRVASPFYAKYGPGMTYGDHIDDPVMGPPGQRYRSDVSTTIFLSEAEDYDGGEIVIRTAFGERKVKLPAGDAVVYPSSSLHHVAEVTRGERLVAVTWAQSMIRDPARRELLYELSQARESLLDEAPEKDSTRLVSNAYSNLVRMWAEV from the coding sequence ATGTTGATCACGCTTTCCGGGTTGTTGTCCCAGGCGCAGTTGCAGACGGTCCGCCGGCTGATTGCCGAGGCGCGCTTCGTCGACGGCAAGCTGTCCGCCGGCAAGGAGGCGCAGCCGATCAAGAACAACCGGGAGATGGCCCAGGACCAGGAACTATACAACAAGCTCAACGGCATCGTGATGATTGCCCTCCTGAATCATCCGGAATATCAGCGTGCCGCCCTCCCGCTGCGCGTCGCCTCGCCCTTCTATGCCAAGTACGGCCCGGGCATGACCTATGGCGACCATATCGACGATCCGGTGATGGGACCGCCCGGCCAGCGTTACCGTTCGGACGTCTCCACCACCATCTTCCTCAGCGAGGCGGAGGACTACGACGGCGGCGAGATCGTGATCCGCACCGCCTTCGGCGAGCGCAAGGTCAAGCTGCCGGCCGGCGATGCCGTGGTCTATCCCTCCTCCAGCCTCCACCATGTCGCCGAGGTGACCCGCGGCGAGCGCCTGGTGGCGGTGACCTGGGCGCAGAGCATGATCCGCGATCCGGCCCGCCGCGAACTGCTCTACGAACTCTCCCAGGCACGGGAGAGCCTGCTCGACGAGGCACCGGAGAAGGACTCGACCCGCCTGGTGAGCAACGCCTATTCCAACCTGGTGCGCATGTGGGCGGAAGTGTGA
- the tusB gene encoding sulfurtransferase complex subunit TusB, with amino-acid sequence MAMLHTVNKSPFENRSLDSCIAHAKPGSSILLIEDAVVGAVEGTAVSGKVKSAIEACKLYVLGPDLKARGIPEDRLIDGVGVVDYGGFVDLVTENDNVQAWL; translated from the coding sequence ATGGCGATGTTGCACACAGTCAACAAGTCACCTTTCGAAAACCGCAGCCTGGACTCCTGCATTGCCCATGCAAAGCCCGGCAGCAGCATCCTTCTCATCGAGGACGCCGTGGTCGGCGCCGTCGAGGGAACGGCGGTTTCCGGCAAGGTGAAAAGCGCAATCGAAGCTTGCAAGCTTTATGTACTTGGCCCGGATCTCAAGGCCCGGGGCATCCCTGAAGACCGGCTGATCGACGGCGTCGGCGTCGTCGACTATGGCGGGTTCGTTGACCTGGTTACGGAAAACGACAACGTCCAGGCCTGGCTTTAG
- the cas6 gene encoding type I-MYXAN CRISPR-associated protein Cas6/Cmx6, with protein MFWQEDIEDDTPYQVPDDIVDLSFRIDCRTLPLDHAHALSSALLAALPWLEEEPDAGVHLIHGAESGNGWFRPEDVEHELLHLPRRRARMTLRLPKSRLEDARRLEGMTLDIAGHPLGVGSATVRLLSTLSPLFSRYVVTDPEQSEEDFLYGVVEALRALDIPVRKLMAGRSHAFRTPEGVLHTRSVMIADLEPERAVRLQQKGVGPGRKLGCGLFIPHKGISSVKDS; from the coding sequence ATGTTCTGGCAAGAGGATATCGAAGACGACACCCCCTACCAGGTTCCGGACGACATCGTCGATCTCAGCTTCCGCATCGACTGCCGCACCCTGCCGCTGGATCATGCCCATGCCCTGTCCTCGGCGCTGCTGGCGGCGCTGCCCTGGCTGGAAGAGGAGCCGGATGCCGGGGTGCATCTGATTCACGGCGCCGAGTCCGGCAACGGCTGGTTCCGGCCCGAGGACGTGGAGCACGAGCTGCTGCACCTGCCGCGGCGCCGGGCCCGCATGACCCTGCGTCTGCCCAAGTCCCGGCTGGAGGACGCGCGCCGCCTGGAAGGCATGACCCTGGACATCGCCGGCCATCCGCTTGGCGTCGGCAGCGCCACGGTCCGGCTGCTGAGCACCCTGTCGCCGCTGTTCTCGCGCTATGTGGTGACCGATCCGGAACAGTCCGAGGAGGACTTTCTGTACGGGGTGGTCGAGGCACTGCGTGCCCTGGACATCCCGGTGCGCAAGCTGATGGCCGGCCGCTCGCACGCCTTTCGTACCCCCGAGGGGGTGCTGCACACCCGCAGCGTGATGATCGCCGACCTGGAGCCGGAGCGGGCGGTGCGCCTGCAGCAAAAGGGGGTCGGTCCGGGGCGCAAGCTGGGCTGCGGCCTGTTCATCCCCCACAAGGGGATCAGCTCGGTGAAGGACAGCTGA
- a CDS encoding respiratory nitrate reductase subunit gamma, translated as MSFVSVLYTALFYAAGIIFLVGVGRRIYIYAKTPAPLKIPTTPAPLTPAGVVLRLFREVVFFHSLFRSNKWIWLFGWVFHFALLLVLLRHLRYFTEPVWWWVTLIQPFGKYAGFAMVLALGGLWARRILVERIRYITGPSDHLMLALLVGIGISGLSMKFLSHTDIVAVKAFFLGLLRFSPQELPMDPALLLHLFLVATLMIVFPISKLLHAPGVFFSPTRNQVDNPREKRHLADWAAQLEK; from the coding sequence GTGTCGTTCGTAAGCGTTTTGTACACCGCGCTGTTTTATGCCGCAGGAATCATCTTCCTGGTTGGCGTGGGTCGCCGCATCTACATCTATGCCAAGACACCTGCCCCACTGAAGATCCCGACCACCCCGGCGCCGCTGACCCCCGCGGGCGTGGTCCTCAGGCTGTTCCGTGAAGTCGTCTTCTTCCACAGCCTGTTCCGGTCCAACAAGTGGATCTGGCTGTTCGGCTGGGTCTTCCACTTCGCGCTGCTGCTGGTGCTGCTGCGCCACCTGCGCTATTTCACCGAGCCGGTCTGGTGGTGGGTCACCCTGATCCAGCCCTTCGGCAAGTATGCCGGCTTCGCCATGGTCCTGGCCCTCGGCGGACTCTGGGCGCGGCGCATCCTGGTGGAGCGCATCCGCTACATCACCGGACCCTCCGATCACCTGATGCTGGCCCTGCTGGTGGGCATCGGCATCTCCGGGCTGAGCATGAAGTTCCTCAGCCACACCGACATCGTCGCCGTCAAGGCATTCTTCCTCGGCCTGCTGCGCTTCTCGCCCCAGGAACTGCCGATGGACCCGGCACTGCTGCTGCACCTGTTCCTGGTCGCCACGCTGATGATCGTCTTCCCCATCAGCAAGCTGCTGCACGCACCGGGAGTGTTCTTCAGCCCGACCCGCAACCAGGTGGACAACCCGCGGGAGAAGCGGCACCTGGCGGACTGGGCGGCGCAACTCGAAAAATGA
- the dsrA gene encoding dissimilatory-type sulfite reductase subunit alpha, whose protein sequence is MADKHHETPMLDELENGPWPSFISGIKRLRDNHESEKIRGMANSLLGQLEHSYETRKGYWKGGTVSVFGYGGGIIPRFSEVGHAFPESKEFHTLRVQPPPANFYTTDMLRKLGDSWEKYGSGLQTFHGQTGNIMFIGTDTENTQHFFDEINDYGWDLGGAGPCVRTGMSCVGAARCEMSCCSEHNIHRALMNNFTDDVHRPALPYKFKFKISGCPNDCQNSIERSDFAVIGTWRDAMQIDQDEVKNYVQTKGREYIQENVISRCPTNAIALNDDDTITVKDHECVRCMHCLNVMPKALHPGKDRGVTILIGGKRTLKIGDLMGTVVVPFKKMETEEDYESLVELAEEIIDFWAENGLEHERCGEMIERIGLVNFLEGIGIDVDPHMISTPRRISYVRMDGWDEEAEKWFQRKAEEAAG, encoded by the coding sequence ATGGCTGACAAGCACCATGAAACTCCGATGCTCGACGAACTGGAAAACGGCCCCTGGCCGAGCTTCATTTCGGGCATCAAGCGTCTGCGTGACAACCACGAAAGCGAAAAGATTCGCGGTATGGCCAATTCCCTGCTTGGCCAGCTTGAGCACTCCTACGAAACCCGCAAGGGTTACTGGAAGGGCGGTACGGTTTCCGTGTTCGGCTATGGCGGCGGCATCATCCCCCGCTTCTCCGAAGTCGGCCATGCCTTCCCCGAGTCCAAGGAATTCCACACCCTCCGCGTCCAGCCGCCACCGGCAAACTTCTACACCACCGACATGCTCCGCAAGCTGGGCGACAGCTGGGAGAAATACGGCTCCGGCCTGCAGACCTTCCACGGTCAGACCGGCAACATCATGTTCATCGGTACCGACACCGAGAACACCCAGCACTTCTTCGACGAGATCAACGACTACGGCTGGGACCTCGGCGGCGCCGGTCCCTGCGTGCGTACCGGCATGTCCTGCGTCGGTGCTGCCCGCTGTGAGATGTCCTGCTGCTCCGAGCACAACATCCACCGCGCACTGATGAACAACTTCACCGACGACGTGCACCGTCCGGCCCTGCCCTACAAGTTCAAGTTCAAGATCTCGGGCTGCCCGAACGACTGCCAGAACTCCATCGAGCGTTCCGACTTCGCCGTCATCGGCACCTGGCGCGACGCCATGCAGATCGACCAGGACGAGGTCAAGAACTACGTCCAGACCAAGGGCCGCGAGTACATCCAGGAGAACGTCATCAGCCGTTGCCCGACCAACGCCATCGCGCTGAACGACGACGACACCATCACCGTCAAGGACCACGAGTGCGTGCGTTGCATGCACTGCCTGAACGTCATGCCGAAGGCCCTGCACCCCGGCAAGGACAGGGGCGTCACCATCCTCATCGGCGGCAAGCGCACCCTGAAGATCGGCGATCTGATGGGCACCGTGGTGGTTCCGTTCAAGAAGATGGAAACCGAGGAAGACTACGAGTCCCTGGTCGAGCTGGCCGAGGAGATCATCGACTTCTGGGCCGAGAACGGTCTCGAGCACGAGCGCTGCGGCGAGATGATCGAGCGTATCGGTCTGGTCAACTTCCTGGAAGGTATCGGCATCGACGTTGATCCGCACATGATCAGCACTCCGCGCCGCATCTCCTATGTCCGCATGGACGGCTGGGATGAAGAGGCCGAGAAGTGGTTCCAGCGCAAGGCCGAGGAAGCCGCCGGCTGA
- a CDS encoding TusE/DsrC/DsvC family sulfur relay protein: MSIEVNGKVLETDEEGYLADLNQWEPEVANVMAKLDDTELTDAHWEVINFLREYYDEYQIAPAVRVLTKAIGKKLGKDKGNSKYLYELFPYGPAKQACKYAGLPKPTGCV, encoded by the coding sequence ATGAGCATCGAAGTAAACGGTAAGGTCCTGGAGACGGACGAGGAAGGCTACCTGGCAGACCTGAATCAGTGGGAGCCCGAAGTGGCCAACGTCATGGCCAAGCTCGACGACACCGAGCTGACCGACGCCCACTGGGAAGTGATCAACTTCCTGCGTGAGTACTATGACGAGTACCAGATCGCCCCGGCGGTCCGCGTCCTGACCAAGGCCATCGGCAAGAAGCTGGGCAAGGACAAGGGCAACAGCAAGTACCTCTACGAGCTGTTCCCCTACGGTCCTGCCAAGCAGGCGTGCAAGTACGCCGGTCTGCCGAAGCCGACCGGCTGCGTCTGA
- the tusD gene encoding sulfurtransferase complex subunit TusD: MKLAVMVNEGPYQHQSSDSALQFVKAALDKGHEIFRVFFYHDGVNNGTRYGVPPQDDRNITVQWSELAEKHNIDLVVCVAAAQRRGILDADEAKRHGKDGDNIAPGFRISGLGQLIEAGIQSDRLVVFGD, translated from the coding sequence ATGAAACTAGCGGTAATGGTGAATGAAGGCCCCTATCAGCATCAGTCGTCTGATAGCGCATTGCAGTTCGTCAAGGCTGCGCTCGACAAGGGCCACGAGATCTTCCGCGTGTTCTTCTACCACGACGGCGTCAACAACGGCACCCGTTACGGCGTACCGCCGCAGGATGACCGCAACATCACCGTCCAGTGGAGCGAACTCGCTGAAAAACACAACATCGATCTGGTTGTATGCGTCGCTGCCGCCCAGCGTCGCGGCATCCTCGACGCCGACGAGGCGAAGCGGCACGGCAAGGACGGTGACAACATCGCTCCCGGCTTCCGCATCTCCGGCCTCGGTCAGCTCATCGAGGCAGGCATCCAGAGCGACCGTCTGGTCGTATTCGGTGACTAA
- a CDS encoding TauD/TfdA family dioxygenase codes for MPAQMSVPDPAIPADSPFRLDAPEAYRRWRDARLAARPELAELIVPLGDPAAPTAAERAAILDRCRRANLAVYDLGGRAVDRAALRALGRQFGLQRLDGNLCAEDDGVTALAVSADGSKRHYIPYTNRRLSWHTDGYYNPPGQRIRAFILHCVRPAAQGGESLLLDHELAYIALRDQDPALIEALMRPDAMTIPPNEVEGRQLRGTASGPVFSVDRQDGSLHMRYSARTRNIQWRDDPLTRAAAQALQALWAEGSPWIYRLRLKAGQGVICNNVLHCRTAFEDGAAPERQRLLYRARYYDRIRDLSLPAGET; via the coding sequence GTGCCCGCCCAGATGTCCGTCCCCGATCCCGCCATTCCTGCCGACAGCCCGTTCCGGCTCGATGCCCCCGAGGCCTACCGCCGCTGGCGCGATGCCAGGCTGGCGGCCCGCCCGGAGCTGGCGGAGCTGATCGTGCCGCTCGGCGACCCGGCGGCGCCGACCGCGGCGGAGCGTGCGGCGATCCTCGACCGCTGCCGGCGCGCCAATCTGGCCGTCTACGACCTGGGCGGGCGGGCGGTCGACCGTGCCGCGCTGCGGGCCCTGGGGCGGCAGTTCGGATTGCAGCGGCTGGATGGCAACCTGTGTGCAGAGGACGACGGGGTCACGGCACTGGCGGTATCGGCGGACGGCAGCAAGCGCCATTACATCCCCTACACCAATCGTCGCCTGAGCTGGCACACCGATGGCTACTACAATCCGCCCGGGCAGCGCATCCGCGCCTTCATCCTGCATTGCGTGCGACCGGCGGCGCAGGGTGGTGAGAGCCTCCTGCTCGACCACGAGCTGGCCTATATCGCCCTGCGCGACCAGGATCCGGCCCTGATCGAGGCGCTGATGCGGCCGGATGCCATGACCATTCCGCCCAACGAGGTGGAGGGCCGGCAGTTGCGCGGCACCGCCAGCGGACCGGTGTTCAGCGTCGATCGGCAGGATGGCAGCCTTCACATGCGCTACAGCGCCCGGACCCGCAACATCCAGTGGCGCGACGACCCGCTGACCCGGGCCGCGGCCCAGGCGCTGCAGGCACTGTGGGCGGAGGGCAGTCCCTGGATCTACCGCCTGCGGTTGAAGGCGGGGCAGGGCGTGATCTGCAATAATGTGCTGCATTGCCGTACCGCCTTCGAGGACGGCGCCGCGCCGGAACGGCAGCGGCTGCTGTACCGGGCCCGCTACTACGACCGCATCCGCGACCTATCCCTACCGGCAGGAGAGACATGA
- the tusC gene encoding sulfurtransferase complex subunit TusC, translated as MMENEGSIKKFMYVNRKAPYGTIYALESLEVVLIGAAFDQDVSLVFVDDGVYQLLKGQDTTEIGMKNFSPIYNVLGDYDINKLYVEKESLEARGLTLDDLQEIMYEDEDDDWAEKPSIRLVSAAEIADLMDEQDVVLSF; from the coding sequence ATGATGGAAAACGAGGGCTCAATCAAAAAGTTCATGTACGTGAACCGCAAGGCTCCGTACGGCACGATCTACGCGCTCGAGTCTCTCGAAGTTGTGCTGATCGGCGCAGCCTTTGATCAGGACGTCAGCCTGGTTTTCGTGGATGACGGCGTGTATCAGCTGCTCAAGGGTCAGGATACAACCGAGATTGGCATGAAGAATTTCTCCCCGATCTACAACGTCCTGGGCGACTACGACATCAACAAGCTGTATGTCGAGAAGGAATCCCTGGAAGCCCGCGGCCTGACCCTGGACGACCTCCAGGAGATCATGTACGAGGACGAGGACGATGACTGGGCGGAGAAACCTTCTATCAGGTTGGTGTCCGCGGCAGAAATCGCCGATCTGATGGACGAGCAGGACGTCGTCCTCAGCTTCTAA